Proteins from one Amycolatopsis endophytica genomic window:
- the arc gene encoding proteasome ATPase, translated as MQHDLPGGRHEDADPSEISGAGTTPDETARQVRFLEEEVALLRRKLTESPRQNRVLEQRLAEASERVAQLTERNNKLVETLREARGQLLALREEVDRLAQPPSGYGVFVTAYEDNTVDVFTAGRKMRVSVSPAVEVDSLQRGQALRLNEALTVVEAGDFELTGEVCALREVLTPATEGGSARALVVGHADEERVVWLSDPLAEQALKPGDSLLVDSKAGYAYERVPKAEVEDLVLEEVPDVRYEDIGGLMRQIEQIRDAVELPFLHADLYREYELRPPKGVLLYGPPGCGKTLIAKAVANSLAKKVAEARGDGDSSDAKSYFLNIKGPELLNKFVGETERSIRLIFQRAREKASDGTPVIVFFDEMESIFRTRGSGVSSDVETTIVPQLLAEIDGVEGLENVIVIGASNREDMIDPAILRPGRLDVKIKIERPDAEGAKDIFSKYLTDGLPIHADDLAEFGGDTEATIEAMIQNTVERMYEETDENRFLEVTYANGDKEVLYFRDFNSGAMIQNIVDRAKKAAIKSVLETKQPGLRVQHLLDAIVDEFAENEDLPNTTNPDDWARISGKKGERIVYIRTLVTGKNQESGRVIDTATNTGQYL; from the coding sequence ATGCAACACGACCTTCCCGGAGGTCGGCACGAGGACGCCGACCCTTCAGAGATCAGTGGAGCTGGAACGACGCCGGACGAAACGGCGCGGCAGGTCCGCTTCCTGGAAGAGGAAGTGGCCCTGCTGCGGCGGAAACTAACCGAATCGCCACGCCAGAACCGCGTGCTGGAGCAGCGTCTCGCCGAGGCGTCCGAGCGCGTGGCACAGCTGACCGAGCGGAACAACAAGCTCGTGGAGACCCTCCGCGAGGCGCGTGGTCAGCTCCTCGCGCTCCGCGAGGAGGTCGACCGGCTCGCGCAGCCGCCCAGCGGTTACGGCGTGTTCGTCACCGCGTACGAGGACAACACCGTGGACGTGTTCACGGCCGGCCGCAAGATGCGGGTTTCGGTGTCCCCGGCGGTGGAGGTGGACTCCCTCCAGCGCGGTCAGGCCCTGCGGTTGAACGAGGCCCTGACCGTGGTCGAGGCGGGCGACTTCGAGCTCACCGGCGAGGTCTGCGCGTTGCGTGAGGTCCTGACCCCGGCCACGGAGGGGGGCAGCGCCCGCGCGCTCGTCGTCGGTCACGCCGACGAGGAGCGGGTGGTCTGGCTGTCCGATCCGCTGGCCGAGCAGGCCCTCAAGCCGGGCGACTCGCTACTGGTCGATTCGAAGGCCGGCTACGCCTACGAGCGCGTTCCGAAGGCCGAGGTCGAGGACCTCGTGCTGGAGGAGGTCCCGGATGTCCGGTACGAGGACATCGGTGGCCTGATGCGGCAGATCGAGCAGATCCGCGACGCGGTGGAACTGCCGTTCCTGCACGCCGACCTCTACCGCGAGTACGAGCTGCGCCCGCCCAAGGGCGTCCTGCTCTACGGTCCGCCCGGTTGCGGCAAGACGCTGATCGCGAAGGCGGTCGCCAACTCGCTGGCCAAGAAGGTGGCCGAGGCCCGCGGTGACGGTGATTCGAGCGACGCCAAGTCGTACTTCCTCAACATCAAGGGCCCGGAGCTGCTGAACAAGTTCGTCGGGGAGACCGAGCGGAGCATCCGCCTGATCTTCCAGCGGGCCCGGGAGAAGGCATCCGACGGCACACCCGTGATCGTGTTCTTCGACGAGATGGAGTCGATCTTCCGCACCCGCGGCAGCGGTGTCTCCTCGGATGTGGAGACCACGATCGTGCCGCAGCTGCTGGCCGAGATCGACGGTGTCGAGGGCCTGGAGAACGTCATCGTCATCGGCGCCTCCAACCGTGAGGACATGATCGACCCGGCGATCCTGCGCCCGGGCCGGCTGGACGTGAAGATCAAGATCGAGCGTCCGGACGCGGAGGGTGCGAAGGACATCTTCTCCAAGTACCTGACCGACGGCCTGCCGATCCACGCCGACGACCTCGCCGAGTTCGGCGGGGACACCGAGGCCACGATCGAGGCGATGATCCAGAACACCGTCGAGCGCATGTACGAGGAGACGGACGAGAACCGGTTCCTCGAGGTCACCTACGCCAACGGTGACAAGGAGGTCCTGTACTTCCGTGACTTCAACTCGGGCGCGATGATCCAGAACATCGTGGACCGGGCGAAGAAGGCGGCGATCAAGTCGGTGCTGGAGACCAAGCAGCCCGGCCTGCGCGTGCAGCACCTGCTGGATGCGATCGTCGACGAGTTCGCGGAGAACGAGGACCTGCCCAACACCACCAACCCGGACGACTGGGCCCGGATCTCGGGCAAGAAG
- a CDS encoding tRNA (adenine-N1)-methyltransferase — protein sequence MQVSGPFRPGDRVRLTDPKGRNYTLVLAEGEEYHTHRGALKHDDLIGRPEGSVITSVGGTAYLALRPRLADYTLSMPRGAQVIYPKDAAQIVMWGDIFPGARVLEAGAGSGALTCSLLRAVGPEGSVLSYEVREDHAEHAVKNVERFFRERPANWTLKVDDLKSHTGEVDRVILDMLAPWEVLDTVYASLVPGGVLVVYVATVTQLSRVTEALREQQCWTEPESWESLVRPWHVVGLAVRPEHRMVGHTAFLLTTRRLADGVTPPRPQRRPSRG from the coding sequence GTGCAGGTGAGCGGGCCGTTCCGCCCGGGTGACAGGGTGCGTCTGACCGATCCGAAGGGGCGGAACTACACGCTGGTGCTCGCCGAGGGCGAGGAGTACCACACGCATCGCGGCGCGTTGAAGCACGACGACCTGATCGGCAGGCCCGAGGGTTCGGTGATCACCTCCGTCGGCGGCACCGCCTACCTGGCGCTGCGGCCGCGGCTGGCGGACTACACGTTGTCGATGCCGCGCGGCGCGCAGGTGATCTACCCCAAGGACGCGGCGCAGATCGTGATGTGGGGCGACATCTTCCCCGGCGCCCGGGTCCTCGAAGCAGGCGCCGGGTCCGGCGCGCTGACCTGCTCGCTGCTGCGGGCGGTCGGACCGGAGGGCAGTGTGCTGTCCTACGAGGTGCGTGAGGACCATGCCGAGCACGCGGTCAAGAACGTGGAGCGGTTCTTCCGGGAGCGCCCGGCGAACTGGACGCTGAAGGTCGACGACCTCAAGAGCCACACCGGCGAGGTCGACCGGGTCATCCTGGACATGCTGGCGCCGTGGGAGGTGCTCGACACCGTCTACGCCAGCCTCGTGCCCGGTGGCGTGCTGGTGGTCTACGTGGCCACCGTGACGCAGCTGTCCCGGGTGACCGAGGCGCTGCGCGAGCAGCAGTGCTGGACCGAGCCGGAGTCGTGGGAAAGTCTGGTGCGGCCCTGGCACGTGGTGGGCCTGGCGGTGCGCCCCGAGCACCGGATGGTGGGGCACACCGCCTTCCTGCTCACCACGCGCAGGCTGGCCGACGGGGTGACCCCGCCGCGGCCGCAGCGCAGGCCGAGCCGCGGCTGA
- a CDS encoding M50 family metallopeptidase gives MAATGEHGRNQPRRVLTTADGGLLLFRVSGVPVLLAPSWWIGSLVVIVLYQPLVHRLLPGAGTGMSWSLAAAFAVLLGLSVLAHELGHCVVALRMGIPVRRLRLFLLGGLSEVARTPRRPGQEGLIAAAGPVVSVLLAAFCGALMFAVPPEGAVWLLVAECAVANLAVGVFNLLPGLPLDGGRMLRAGVWALTGRRASGTRAAVVGGGVVAAGLLVWALVGMASGSEDRWLRLGVCVVTAWFVAVGAGSEMAAESQRGWPEGLAVTELTRPVLQLPAESPVSDALAAAAGRGVVLVRADGVAAGLLDEGAAERLAGASPQAPAELAAEPIRAETVLLASEPGEEIAERVRETPAWQFLVVDDEGRPAGVLRREDLRSALSARRVR, from the coding sequence ATGGCCGCGACCGGCGAGCACGGACGAAACCAGCCGAGGCGGGTGCTGACCACCGCCGACGGTGGTCTGCTGCTGTTCCGGGTCTCCGGCGTGCCGGTGCTGCTCGCGCCGTCGTGGTGGATCGGCTCGCTGGTGGTGATCGTCCTCTACCAGCCGCTCGTCCACCGTCTGCTGCCCGGCGCGGGCACCGGGATGTCGTGGTCGCTGGCCGCCGCGTTCGCCGTGCTGCTCGGGCTGTCCGTGCTGGCGCACGAGCTGGGGCACTGCGTGGTCGCGCTGCGCATGGGGATCCCGGTGCGGCGGCTGCGGCTGTTCCTGCTCGGCGGACTGTCCGAAGTGGCCCGCACGCCGCGGCGGCCCGGTCAGGAGGGCCTGATCGCCGCCGCGGGGCCGGTCGTGTCGGTGCTGCTCGCCGCGTTCTGCGGTGCGCTGATGTTCGCGGTGCCGCCGGAGGGCGCGGTGTGGTTGCTGGTCGCCGAGTGCGCGGTCGCCAACCTCGCGGTCGGCGTGTTCAACCTGCTCCCCGGACTGCCCCTGGACGGCGGGCGCATGCTGCGCGCCGGCGTGTGGGCGCTGACCGGGCGCCGCGCCAGCGGGACCCGCGCGGCCGTCGTGGGTGGCGGGGTCGTGGCGGCGGGGCTGCTGGTGTGGGCGCTGGTCGGCATGGCCTCCGGTAGCGAAGACCGCTGGCTGCGCCTCGGGGTGTGTGTGGTCACCGCGTGGTTCGTCGCGGTCGGCGCCGGATCGGAGATGGCCGCCGAATCCCAGCGCGGCTGGCCGGAGGGCCTGGCGGTCACCGAGCTGACCCGCCCGGTGCTGCAGCTGCCCGCGGAAAGCCCGGTGTCGGACGCGCTCGCCGCCGCGGCCGGACGGGGAGTGGTGCTCGTGCGCGCGGACGGTGTCGCCGCCGGGCTGCTCGACGAAGGAGCCGCCGAGCGCCTGGCCGGGGCCTCGCCGCAGGCGCCCGCGGAGCTGGCCGCGGAACCGATCCGCGCCGAGACGGTGCTGCTCGCCTCCGAACCGGGGGAGGAGATCGCCGAACGCGTTCGCGAGACCCCCGCATGGCAGTTCCTGGTGGTCGACGACGAGGGCCGCCCGGCCGGGGTGCTGCGCCGCGAGGACCTGCGGTCGGCGCTGTCGGCCCGCCGCGTGCGCTGA
- a CDS encoding RecB family exonuclease — translation MAQTATTEPQIGVRRPALSPSRASDFKQCPLLYRFRAVDRLPEVPTKAQLRGTLVHSVMERLFALPKADREPARARDLLSPTWSELSADNPEWAALFEGEDVAGWLRTATKLLDSYFELEDPRRFDPEACELHVELELESGVRLRGYVDRIDVAPTGEIRVVDYKTGAAPRQIGEAKALFQMKFYAVVLWRLRGVVPRQLKLMYLTDGQSLAYAPDEAELRRFERTLEAIWQAILKAGRTGDFRPSPSKLCDWCAHQSLCPSFGGTPPEYPGWPEPDPGVETALDRAD, via the coding sequence ATGGCTCAGACGGCGACCACGGAACCCCAGATCGGCGTTCGCCGCCCCGCGCTGTCCCCTTCGCGGGCCAGCGACTTCAAACAGTGCCCGTTGCTCTACCGCTTCCGCGCGGTGGACCGGCTGCCCGAGGTGCCCACCAAGGCACAGCTGCGCGGCACGCTCGTGCACTCGGTGATGGAGCGGCTGTTCGCCCTCCCGAAGGCCGATCGCGAACCCGCACGTGCCCGCGACCTGCTCTCCCCCACCTGGAGCGAACTGTCCGCGGACAACCCGGAATGGGCCGCGCTGTTCGAGGGCGAGGACGTGGCGGGCTGGCTGCGGACCGCCACGAAACTGCTGGACAGCTACTTCGAGCTGGAGGACCCGCGCCGGTTCGACCCCGAGGCGTGCGAGCTGCACGTCGAGCTCGAACTCGAGTCCGGGGTGCGGCTGCGCGGGTACGTCGACCGGATCGACGTCGCCCCGACCGGTGAGATCCGGGTGGTGGACTACAAGACCGGCGCGGCGCCGCGGCAGATCGGCGAGGCCAAGGCGCTGTTCCAGATGAAGTTCTACGCGGTGGTGCTGTGGCGCCTGCGGGGCGTCGTGCCGCGCCAGCTCAAGCTGATGTACCTGACCGACGGCCAGTCACTGGCCTACGCGCCCGACGAGGCCGAGCTGCGCCGCTTCGAGCGCACCCTCGAAGCGATTTGGCAGGCGATCCTCAAGGCGGGCAGGACCGGTGATTTCCGGCCCAGCCCGAGCAAACTGTGCGACTGGTGCGCCCACCAGTCACTGTGCCCGTCCTTCGGCGGCACGCCCCCGGAGTATCCGGGGTGGCCGGAGCCGGATCCGGGTGTGGAGACCGCGCTGGACCGCGCCGACTGA
- a CDS encoding thioesterase family protein — MDNAFYLPLGGDRYQPTAHTAGPWTPDAQHFGPPSALLARALEGLSGDRPGLLARVTVEILGPAPLTELSVRSWVERPGRSVELLGAELHDGSRAVARASAWRISESDTTAVATEDPVPPAPEDCAPASFPASWRRGGYLGAMEWRLIKGSPAEPGAAWVWGRQRVELVAGEKPTPLQRLFAVADTGNGASNFLDPAKWWFINSELTVHLRRAPVGEWIALDARTRVGPSGVGTADSTLSDVRGALGQGAQALMVRTR, encoded by the coding sequence ATGGACAACGCCTTCTACCTGCCACTGGGCGGCGACCGCTACCAGCCCACGGCCCATACGGCCGGGCCGTGGACGCCCGACGCGCAGCACTTCGGCCCGCCCTCCGCCCTGCTGGCCCGCGCGCTGGAAGGGCTTTCCGGCGACCGGCCGGGCCTGCTCGCGCGCGTCACGGTGGAGATACTGGGGCCCGCTCCGCTGACCGAGTTGTCCGTGCGGTCCTGGGTCGAGCGGCCGGGGCGCTCGGTCGAGCTGCTCGGCGCCGAGCTGCACGACGGCTCCCGCGCCGTGGCGCGTGCCTCGGCGTGGCGCATCAGCGAGTCCGACACCACCGCCGTCGCCACGGAGGATCCGGTCCCGCCCGCGCCCGAGGACTGCGCTCCGGCCTCGTTCCCGGCGAGCTGGCGGCGGGGCGGCTACCTCGGCGCCATGGAGTGGCGGCTGATCAAGGGCTCACCGGCCGAGCCGGGCGCGGCCTGGGTGTGGGGGCGGCAGCGGGTCGAGCTGGTCGCGGGTGAGAAGCCGACGCCCCTGCAGCGGCTGTTCGCGGTGGCCGACACCGGCAACGGCGCGTCAAACTTCCTCGACCCGGCGAAGTGGTGGTTCATCAACTCCGAACTGACCGTGCACCTGCGGCGTGCCCCGGTCGGCGAGTGGATCGCCCTCGACGCCCGCACCAGGGTCGGGCCGTCCGGGGTGGGCACGGCCGACAGCACGTTGTCCGATGTGCGGGGTGCGCTGGGCCAGGGCGCGCAGGCTCTGATGGTGCGGACACGCTGA
- a CDS encoding ParA family protein, with amino-acid sequence MQITSVVNQKGGVGKTALSVGAAAALAERGRRVLLIDLDPQGHATTEMLGLDEVPAQAPSLAKALTKMWKGPVEELIVPHRRSTLGPGGAFDVIPTSPGMFDLVRRLDQFRVPGWQLARVVQFANYDHVIIDCPPALDVLTNNALAATHGILVPVQPDRTSIRALRLLNDQLYYVQSALGRQPIPYFGVVPGLYRRPMSGYAVTALEELKQFGYPLLAHVPLGVVMNEAAAHGMPVTTFAPETTQAVAFREIAMVLDAHRERQQPSAPVPDEDDFVFEDFITQVAHARNENDNGARKKLYDLMPKRPRD; translated from the coding sequence GTGCAGATCACCTCGGTGGTCAACCAGAAGGGCGGCGTCGGCAAGACGGCGCTGAGCGTCGGTGCCGCCGCGGCATTGGCCGAGCGCGGCCGGCGGGTGCTGCTCATCGACCTCGACCCGCAGGGCCACGCGACCACGGAGATGCTGGGGCTGGACGAGGTCCCGGCGCAGGCTCCGAGCCTGGCCAAGGCGCTGACCAAGATGTGGAAGGGCCCGGTCGAGGAGCTGATCGTGCCGCACCGACGCAGCACGCTCGGGCCGGGTGGCGCGTTCGACGTCATCCCGACCTCGCCCGGCATGTTCGACCTGGTGCGCAGGCTCGACCAGTTCCGGGTGCCGGGGTGGCAGCTGGCGCGGGTCGTGCAGTTCGCGAACTACGACCACGTCATCATCGACTGCCCGCCCGCGCTGGACGTGCTGACGAACAACGCGCTGGCCGCGACGCACGGCATCCTGGTGCCGGTGCAGCCCGACCGCACCAGCATCCGGGCGCTGCGCCTGCTCAACGACCAGCTCTACTACGTGCAGTCGGCGCTGGGCCGCCAGCCGATCCCCTACTTCGGGGTGGTGCCGGGGCTGTACCGGCGGCCGATGTCGGGGTATGCGGTGACGGCGCTGGAGGAGCTCAAGCAGTTCGGGTACCCGCTGCTGGCGCACGTGCCGCTCGGCGTGGTCATGAACGAGGCGGCCGCGCACGGCATGCCGGTCACGACGTTCGCGCCGGAGACCACGCAGGCGGTGGCGTTCCGGGAGATCGCGATGGTGCTGGACGCGCACCGGGAACGGCAGCAGCCCTCCGCCCCGGTCCCGGACGAGGACGACTTCGTGTTCGAGGACTTCATCACGCAGGTGGCCCACGCCCGCAACGAGAACGACAACGGGGCGCGCAAGAAACTCTACGACCTGATGCCCAAACGCCCCCGCGACTAG
- a CDS encoding phosphotransferase family protein, whose translation MRNEHAAPDYPQWTGLHRAQRGLTSTAPAIAERHRDVLDDITEPRLLHGDLWTPNVLLSPGAPDPVISGVLDHDRASWGDPAADWGPYLATRRPAFWEGYGAPADTPRSRWRALIYRARHLGALRLERHRLGKADRVAASYSEMCAVLGALA comes from the coding sequence ATGCGCAACGAGCACGCCGCCCCAGACTATCCACAGTGGACCGGCTTGCACCGTGCCCAGCGCGGGCTGACCAGCACCGCGCCCGCGATCGCCGAGCGGCACCGGGACGTTCTCGACGACATCACCGAGCCGCGACTCCTGCACGGCGACCTGTGGACCCCGAACGTGCTCCTCTCCCCCGGCGCACCGGACCCGGTGATCAGCGGCGTGCTGGATCACGACCGGGCATCCTGGGGCGACCCGGCCGCCGACTGGGGCCCCTACCTGGCCACCCGGCGGCCCGCGTTCTGGGAGGGCTACGGCGCGCCCGCGGACACACCGCGATCCCGGTGGCGCGCGCTGATTTACCGCGCCCGGCACCTGGGCGCGCTCCGGCTCGAACGCCACCGGCTCGGCAAGGCCGACCGTGTCGCGGCGAGCTACTCCGAGATGTGTGCCGTGCTGGGCGCGCTGGCCTGA
- a CDS encoding RNA polymerase sigma factor yields MNTLLRELAPQVLTALVRRYGDFDTCEDAVQEALLAAATQWPAEGTPANPKGWLITTASRRRIELWRAETARRRREETVAMLAPPAPAPAPAVDDTLTLLMLCCHPSLTPRSQVALALRAVGGLTTAEIARAYLSPEPTVAQRISRAKQRIRAAGARFRPPAPDEYGPRLAAVLTVLYLVFTEGHTASAGPDLQRVDLTAEAIRLARQLHAALPDEGEVAGLLALMLLTDARRPARIGPDGALVPLAEQDRSLWDREAIAEGTELVTRALTTTPPGSYQLQAAIAAVHDQAACAGETDWREIAGLYDLLAVIAPGPMVTLNRVVAIAEVDGPEAGLRELAEVEAALGEHYRVDAVRAHLLDRAGDPFAAAEHYRRAARATLSEPERRYLEERCRDLSV; encoded by the coding sequence GTGAACACGCTGCTGCGCGAGCTGGCCCCGCAGGTGCTGACCGCGCTGGTCCGTCGGTACGGCGACTTCGACACCTGCGAGGACGCGGTGCAGGAGGCGTTGCTGGCGGCCGCGACGCAGTGGCCCGCCGAGGGGACGCCCGCCAACCCGAAGGGCTGGCTGATCACCACCGCGTCCCGGCGCCGGATCGAGCTGTGGCGCGCGGAGACGGCTCGACGGCGCCGCGAGGAGACCGTCGCGATGCTCGCGCCACCGGCACCCGCGCCGGCGCCCGCCGTCGACGACACCCTCACGCTGCTGATGCTGTGCTGCCACCCGTCGCTGACCCCGCGGTCGCAGGTGGCACTGGCGTTGCGCGCGGTCGGCGGGCTCACCACCGCGGAGATCGCGCGGGCCTACCTGTCGCCGGAACCGACCGTCGCGCAACGCATCAGCCGCGCGAAGCAGCGCATCAGGGCCGCGGGTGCCCGGTTCCGCCCGCCCGCGCCGGACGAGTACGGGCCGCGGCTGGCGGCCGTGCTCACCGTGCTGTACCTGGTCTTCACCGAAGGCCACACCGCGAGCGCGGGACCGGACCTGCAGCGGGTCGACCTGACCGCCGAAGCGATCCGCCTGGCCCGGCAGCTGCACGCGGCCCTGCCCGACGAGGGTGAGGTGGCGGGCCTGCTCGCCCTGATGCTCCTGACCGACGCTCGCCGCCCCGCCCGGATCGGACCGGACGGCGCTCTGGTCCCGCTCGCCGAGCAGGACCGGTCGCTGTGGGACCGCGAGGCCATCGCCGAAGGAACGGAGCTGGTCACCCGGGCGCTGACCACCACGCCGCCCGGCTCGTACCAGCTGCAGGCCGCGATCGCCGCCGTGCACGACCAGGCTGCCTGTGCTGGGGAGACCGACTGGCGCGAGATCGCGGGACTGTACGACCTGCTGGCCGTGATCGCGCCCGGCCCGATGGTCACGCTCAACCGTGTGGTGGCGATCGCCGAGGTGGACGGACCCGAGGCCGGTCTGCGAGAGCTGGCCGAGGTGGAGGCCGCATTGGGGGAGCACTACCGGGTGGACGCGGTGCGGGCGCACCTGCTGGACCGCGCCGGTGACCCGTTCGCCGCGGCGGAGCACTACCGTCGCGCGGCACGGGCGACGCTGAGTGAACCGGAACGGCGGTATTTGGAGGAGCGCTGCCGCGACCTATCCGTATAA
- a CDS encoding YciI family protein: MKFLVLIYRNAASHEIWERMADDEKRAGLRAYEALNRDLAESGELVASSSLAPPETGKRVLVREGQVVAGDGPFAEVKEQLAGFYVLECDSVERAVECAARIPEASAGLVEVRPTQDLSVFLP; the protein is encoded by the coding sequence ATGAAATTTCTGGTGCTGATCTACCGCAACGCCGCGTCCCACGAAATCTGGGAGCGGATGGCCGACGACGAGAAGCGGGCGGGGCTGCGCGCCTACGAGGCGCTCAACCGGGACCTGGCCGAGTCGGGGGAGCTGGTGGCCTCCTCGTCGCTGGCGCCGCCGGAAACCGGCAAGCGGGTGCTGGTGCGCGAGGGCCAGGTGGTCGCGGGCGACGGGCCGTTCGCGGAGGTCAAGGAGCAGCTGGCCGGGTTCTACGTGCTGGAGTGCGACAGCGTCGAGCGGGCCGTGGAGTGCGCCGCGCGCATCCCGGAAGCATCGGCCGGGCTGGTCGAGGTGCGCCCGACGCAGGACCTGAGCGTTTTCCTGCCGTGA
- a CDS encoding YybH family protein translates to MSHQNEIHTLIENRAAGMRAGDVDTVIAQYTPDVLAFTLAPPLAHHADEMRDPASLRRWFASFAGPVDYEVRDLRVTVSGDLAFAHSLNRMSAVPAGQSEAFTLWFRSTVCLRRDDGRWLIAHLHDSTPFYMDGTFAAALDLEP, encoded by the coding sequence ATGTCACACCAGAACGAGATCCACACCCTGATCGAGAACCGGGCCGCCGGGATGCGAGCCGGGGACGTCGACACGGTGATCGCCCAGTACACCCCGGACGTCCTCGCGTTCACTCTCGCGCCGCCGCTGGCGCACCACGCCGACGAGATGCGGGACCCGGCGTCCCTGCGCCGGTGGTTCGCAAGTTTCGCGGGCCCGGTCGACTACGAGGTGCGCGACCTGCGCGTCACGGTGAGCGGCGACCTCGCCTTCGCCCACAGCCTGAACCGGATGTCGGCGGTGCCCGCCGGGCAGTCGGAGGCGTTCACACTGTGGTTCCGCTCGACGGTCTGCCTGCGCCGGGACGACGGCCGGTGGCTGATCGCGCACCTGCACGACTCCACGCCGTTCTACATGGACGGCACCTTCGCCGCGGCCCTCGATCTCGAACCCTAG
- a CDS encoding AEC family transporter has product MTGGVLPAFAPIWALTGLGWLLGRFRLLGEHGNEALTKFVFLVAMPAVLFTTMQDTPLTALANPGVIAFLTGTIVVGATGFALGKWVFRRKLSEWAVSGMASCYANAGNLGIPVSMQVLGDSAFIVVLLLVQTLVLMPSLLALLENDAREPGRARWKTLVLLPVRTPVIAASLLGVLFRASGLHLPQPVAQPLHLLASAGVGTALLVLGMSLTAGGPREGAGTRRTELVTVVGLKLFAQPAITLGIGLLLGLPHQALMAAVVCAALPTAQNIFIATSQYSLDSRFVRDCVLVSTLVSMGSLSLVSWLVTEFV; this is encoded by the coding sequence TTGACCGGCGGTGTCCTGCCGGCGTTCGCGCCGATCTGGGCACTGACCGGGCTGGGCTGGCTGCTCGGCCGGTTCCGGCTGCTCGGCGAGCACGGCAACGAGGCCCTGACGAAGTTCGTCTTCCTCGTCGCCATGCCCGCGGTCCTGTTCACCACGATGCAGGACACGCCGCTGACCGCGCTCGCGAACCCGGGTGTGATCGCGTTCCTGACCGGCACGATCGTGGTGGGCGCCACCGGGTTCGCGCTGGGCAAGTGGGTGTTCCGGCGCAAGCTGTCGGAGTGGGCGGTCAGCGGCATGGCGTCCTGCTACGCCAACGCGGGCAACCTCGGCATTCCGGTGTCGATGCAGGTGCTGGGTGATTCGGCATTCATCGTCGTCCTGCTGCTGGTGCAGACGCTGGTGCTGATGCCGTCGCTGCTGGCCCTGCTGGAGAACGACGCCAGGGAGCCGGGACGCGCACGCTGGAAGACGCTGGTGCTGTTGCCGGTCCGCACCCCGGTGATCGCCGCGTCGCTGCTGGGAGTGCTGTTCCGGGCGAGCGGGCTGCACCTGCCGCAGCCGGTCGCGCAGCCACTGCACCTGCTCGCCTCGGCCGGGGTCGGGACCGCGCTGCTGGTGCTGGGGATGTCGCTGACCGCGGGCGGACCGCGGGAGGGGGCGGGCACGCGGCGCACCGAGCTGGTGACCGTGGTCGGGCTGAAGCTGTTCGCCCAGCCCGCGATCACGCTCGGGATCGGCCTGCTGCTCGGCCTGCCGCACCAGGCGCTGATGGCCGCCGTCGTGTGCGCCGCGCTGCCCACCGCCCAGAACATCTTCATCGCGACCAGCCAGTACTCCCTGGACAGCCGTTTCGTGCGCGACTGCGTGCTCGTCTCGACGCTGGTGTCGATGGGCTCGCTGTCACTGGTGTCCTGGCTGGTCACGGAGTTCGTCTAG
- the hisG gene encoding ATP phosphoribosyltransferase, producing MLRVAVPNKGALAGPASEMLGEAGYRQRHEQRDLTVLDPANEVEFFFLRPKDIPIYVGSGELDLGITGRDLALDSGAPVEEVLALGFGGSTFRYAAPAGPDWKPADLHGKRVATSYPRLVRDDLARQGVDAEVIRLDGAVEISIQLGVADAIADVVSSGRTLRQHNLVAFGDSICVSEAVLVQRAGSDSAKAKSQLTARLQGVVFAQQYMMLDYDCPRTLLEKAVAITPGLESPTVAPLADPDWVAVRAMVPRKKVNLIMDELAEVGAKAVLASDIRSCRL from the coding sequence ATGCTGCGCGTTGCGGTGCCGAACAAGGGAGCGCTGGCCGGGCCGGCGTCGGAGATGCTCGGTGAGGCCGGATACCGCCAGCGGCATGAGCAGCGCGACCTGACCGTGCTCGACCCGGCCAACGAGGTCGAGTTCTTCTTCCTGCGCCCCAAGGACATCCCGATCTACGTCGGCTCCGGCGAGCTGGACCTCGGCATCACCGGCCGGGATCTGGCCCTGGATTCCGGCGCGCCGGTCGAGGAGGTGCTCGCGCTGGGCTTCGGCGGTTCCACCTTCCGCTACGCCGCCCCGGCCGGGCCCGACTGGAAGCCCGCCGACCTGCACGGCAAGCGGGTGGCCACGTCCTACCCGCGCCTGGTGCGCGACGACCTCGCGCGCCAGGGCGTCGACGCGGAGGTCATCCGGCTCGACGGCGCGGTGGAGATCTCGATCCAGCTCGGCGTGGCCGACGCGATCGCCGACGTGGTCAGTTCCGGCCGGACGCTGCGCCAGCACAACCTGGTCGCGTTCGGCGACTCGATCTGCGTCTCCGAGGCGGTGCTGGTGCAGCGCGCCGGCAGCGACTCCGCGAAGGCGAAGTCGCAGCTGACCGCGCGGCTGCAGGGCGTGGTGTTCGCGCAGCAGTACATGATGCTCGACTACGACTGCCCGCGGACGCTGCTGGAGAAGGCGGTCGCGATCACGCCGGGCCTGGAGTCGCCGACGGTCGCGCCGCTGGCCGACCCGGACTGGGTCGCGGTACGGGCGATGGTGCCGCGCAAGAAGGTCAACCTGATCATGGACGAGCTCGCCGAGGTGGGGGCGAAGGCGGTGCTGGCCTCCGACATCCGTTCCTGCCGGCTTTGA